A single Tuberibacillus sp. Marseille-P3662 DNA region contains:
- a CDS encoding ABC transporter ATP-binding protein — protein MTSDTVLEISNLKKYFPISKGIFSKKAHVKAIDDVSFSIQKGETASIVGESGCGKSTLARLVNGLIEADEGKIVFKDKDLTHENENVWRSYRQPMQMIFQDPYASLSPKIKVKDLVGEPLKVHYPTMSKAEQLKLVEETLDICGIGRHHLNKHPHQFSGGQRQRIGISRALVLHPELMILDEAVSALDVSVQAQILNLLRDLQEKFDLTYLFISHDLSVVEHISDTITVMYLGSIVEIADKQTLFHDPKHPYTKALLSSIPQTHPKKQRERIVLQGEIPNAAEPPSGCKFHTRCPMAMDICKKIQPQMQTLEDGSQVACHLY, from the coding sequence TTGACGTCTGATACGGTATTAGAGATCTCAAATTTAAAAAAGTATTTTCCGATATCAAAAGGAATCTTTTCCAAAAAGGCACATGTCAAAGCCATAGATGATGTTTCTTTTTCAATTCAAAAAGGAGAAACAGCGAGTATCGTCGGAGAATCAGGCTGCGGAAAATCCACTTTGGCAAGGTTAGTGAATGGATTAATTGAAGCGGATGAGGGGAAAATTGTGTTCAAAGATAAAGATCTTACACATGAGAATGAAAATGTGTGGCGCTCTTATCGACAACCAATGCAGATGATTTTTCAGGACCCTTATGCGTCTCTTAGTCCGAAGATAAAAGTGAAAGATTTAGTAGGTGAACCATTAAAAGTTCATTATCCAACAATGTCAAAGGCGGAACAACTTAAGTTAGTAGAAGAGACTTTGGATATATGTGGGATTGGCCGTCATCATCTTAACAAACATCCTCATCAATTCAGTGGAGGTCAACGCCAGCGAATAGGGATTTCACGTGCATTAGTGTTACATCCCGAATTGATGATTTTAGATGAAGCAGTCTCTGCACTCGATGTATCGGTACAAGCCCAAATTTTAAATTTGTTGAGAGACTTGCAAGAAAAATTTGATTTGACATATTTGTTTATCTCACACGATTTAAGTGTCGTTGAACATATTAGCGACACAATCACAGTGATGTATCTCGGTAGTATTGTAGAAATTGCAGATAAGCAAACACTTTTTCACGATCCAAAGCATCCGTATACAAAGGCATTACTTTCATCTATCCCACAGACGCATCCAAAGAAACAAAGGGAACGAATTGTGCTTCAAGGTGAAATTCCTAATGCAGCGGAACCACCAAGTGGTTGTAAGTTTCATACGCGTTGTCCAATGGCCATGGATATTTGCAAAAAGATTCAACCTCAAATGCAGACCTTAGAAGATGGTTCACAGGTAGCATGTCATTTGTATTAA
- a CDS encoding ABC transporter ATP-binding protein gives MMSDLLKVKNLKVGFTSDSHTTQVVRGVSLEVNKGEIVGIVGESGCGKSVTSLSAMRLLKGTSGKIQEGEVWFHDRDLLHLTEKEMCHIRGNNVSMIFQDPMTSLNPVLKIGKQLTQGIKLHLNYSKSQAKEYAIEMLKSVGIPRAESIMNEYPHQLSGGMCQRVMIAMAMSCKPELLIADEPTTALDVTIQAQILELMKQLRDENDTTILMITHDLAVVSEICDRIIVMYAGTVIEEGETTQVFNDPKHPYTEGLIQSMPKIGENQSRLYAIPGQVPDPAQMPRGCKFAPRCPHVMDICREKEPSLVTDVDSRQHRCWLFQGEGNQDGKESEKVDV, from the coding sequence ATCATGTCAGATTTGTTAAAAGTTAAAAATCTCAAAGTTGGCTTTACTTCAGATAGTCATACGACACAAGTTGTGCGCGGGGTGAGCCTTGAAGTTAATAAAGGTGAGATTGTAGGAATTGTAGGTGAATCCGGGTGCGGAAAAAGCGTTACTTCCCTTTCAGCGATGCGTCTTTTAAAAGGCACATCTGGAAAAATCCAAGAAGGTGAAGTATGGTTCCACGATCGAGATTTGCTGCATCTTACGGAAAAAGAAATGTGTCATATTCGTGGGAATAACGTGTCAATGATTTTCCAGGATCCCATGACTTCTCTGAATCCAGTTCTAAAGATAGGTAAGCAGTTAACTCAAGGGATCAAGTTACATTTGAATTATAGTAAAAGTCAAGCAAAGGAATATGCCATTGAGATGCTGAAATCAGTCGGCATCCCCAGGGCCGAAAGCATCATGAATGAATATCCTCATCAACTATCTGGTGGAATGTGTCAAAGGGTTATGATTGCTATGGCTATGTCTTGTAAGCCAGAATTACTGATAGCAGATGAGCCAACAACAGCCCTTGATGTCACGATCCAAGCACAAATTCTAGAACTTATGAAACAATTGCGTGATGAGAATGATACGACGATTTTAATGATTACCCATGATTTGGCGGTTGTCTCAGAAATCTGTGATCGTATTATCGTGATGTATGCTGGTACTGTGATTGAAGAAGGAGAAACCACACAAGTATTCAATGATCCGAAACATCCATATACAGAAGGACTAATCCAATCTATGCCAAAAATTGGTGAGAATCAATCGAGACTTTATGCGATCCCTGGACAAGTGCCGGACCCTGCTCAGATGCCGAGGGGGTGTAAGTTTGCTCCGCGTTGTCCACATGTGATGGATATTTGCAGAGAAAAGGAACCATCATTAGTGACAGATGTAGATTCCAGACAACATAGATGTTGGTTGTTCCAAGGAGAGGGAAATCAGGATGGCAAGGAGAGTGAGAAGGTTGACGTCTGA
- a CDS encoding ABC transporter permease: MSEVELTANDTQDLNKKKDSSFRRIYHSFKKNNLALYSFFFLCFLLLVVIFGPWIAPYDPQTVNYNHLSEGPSWSHLAGTDQFGKDVLSRLIYGARISLGVGVASVLLGALAGTFFGLLSGFMGKWVDRIIMRACDILFAFPDLVLAIGMVAILGPGLRNVIIAIAFFSTPSFARIVRGETLEIKERLFVEAERSIGVKKGRIMFKHIFPQTVSTIIVYITMNVGGAIISTASLSFLGLGAPASSPEWGAMISASRDYIGDAFHLIFFPGFAVFITVLALNLFGDGLRDALDPKTRD; the protein is encoded by the coding sequence ATGTCAGAAGTAGAACTGACAGCAAACGATACACAAGATCTGAATAAGAAAAAAGATTCAAGTTTTCGGAGAATTTATCATTCATTTAAAAAAAATAATTTAGCTTTATACTCATTTTTCTTTCTCTGTTTTCTGTTGCTCGTTGTCATTTTTGGTCCGTGGATTGCACCTTATGACCCACAAACCGTAAATTATAATCATCTCTCAGAAGGTCCTTCATGGAGCCATTTAGCCGGGACGGATCAATTTGGGAAAGATGTTTTGAGTAGATTGATTTATGGGGCAAGGATCTCGCTTGGCGTCGGTGTGGCATCCGTATTGTTAGGAGCACTTGCCGGAACTTTTTTTGGTTTGCTAAGTGGCTTCATGGGAAAATGGGTTGATCGTATCATTATGAGAGCATGTGATATCTTGTTTGCGTTTCCCGATCTGGTTCTTGCAATTGGTATGGTTGCGATTTTGGGTCCTGGTTTGAGAAATGTGATTATTGCTATTGCCTTTTTCTCAACGCCTTCATTTGCTCGTATTGTTCGTGGTGAGACATTGGAAATCAAGGAGCGATTATTTGTCGAAGCTGAGAGATCCATCGGTGTGAAAAAGGGAAGAATCATGTTTAAGCACATCTTTCCACAGACGGTCTCCACCATTATTGTATATATCACCATGAATGTCGGTGGTGCAATTATCTCCACAGCGAGTTTAAGCTTCCTTGGGTTGGGAGCCCCGGCATCTTCTCCTGAATGGGGAGCGATGATCAGTGCATCAAGAGATTACATTGGAGATGCATTTCATCTTATCTTTTTTCCAGGTTTTGCTGTGTTTATCACAGTCTTAGCGTTGAACTTGTTCGGGGATGGATTACGTGATGCGTTAGATCCAAAAACAAGGGATTAA
- a CDS encoding ABC transporter permease subunit: MGKYIIKRLLGLIPLLIAVSFLIFLFVHLIPGDPARLMAGKDATLNEVQAIRVELGLDKPLLQQYLMYMNDLLHGDLGHSLRSDVSVTQLFGERFIPSMILSLLSIGWAVVCGVLMGVVSAVFRGKWPDYFGTVTAISGISVPNFWLGLVMIQLFAVVLGVLPAGGIESWTGYILPSIALGAGIMAMITRFTRSSLVQTLQEDFIRTARSRGMNEKTVVFGHALKNSLITVLTIAGLQFGYLLGGSIVVESVFSFPGMGRLLIDSIQFRDYPVVQSLLLIFSLEFILVNFLVDILYGFLNPKIRYK; encoded by the coding sequence ATGGGCAAATATATCATCAAAAGATTGTTAGGGCTGATTCCTCTTCTCATTGCTGTTTCATTTCTGATATTCTTATTCGTTCATTTGATCCCTGGTGATCCTGCTCGATTGATGGCTGGCAAAGATGCAACCTTGAATGAGGTTCAAGCTATTCGTGTAGAACTTGGGCTGGATAAACCTTTGTTACAACAATATTTGATGTATATGAACGATCTTTTACACGGTGATTTGGGCCATTCATTAAGATCAGATGTATCCGTCACTCAATTATTTGGTGAACGGTTTATCCCTTCAATGATTCTATCATTATTGAGTATAGGATGGGCAGTTGTTTGTGGGGTATTAATGGGAGTGGTTTCTGCCGTATTTAGAGGAAAATGGCCAGATTATTTTGGAACGGTGACAGCGATATCAGGTATATCTGTTCCGAACTTTTGGCTGGGATTAGTCATGATTCAGCTATTTGCTGTTGTATTAGGAGTTCTGCCAGCTGGTGGCATTGAATCTTGGACCGGCTATATTTTACCGTCTATTGCCTTGGGTGCGGGGATTATGGCAATGATTACTCGATTTACAAGGTCATCTCTTGTACAAACATTACAAGAAGATTTTATTCGTACTGCTCGCTCGAGAGGGATGAATGAAAAAACAGTCGTTTTTGGTCATGCCCTCAAAAATTCTTTGATAACGGTTCTCACCATTGCAGGACTTCAATTTGGATATCTTTTAGGCGGGTCTATTGTTGTAGAATCTGTGTTTAGTTTTCCTGGTATGGGGAGATTGTTGATTGATTCGATACAGTTTCGGGATTATCCCGTGGTGCAATCACTTTTATTAATTTTTTCTTTGGAATTTATACTTGTTAATTTTCTTGTTGATATCTTATATGGCTTTTTGAACCCAAAAATTCGCTACAAATAA
- a CDS encoding ABC transporter substrate-binding protein produces the protein MRKFIASFSAFVLVMMMLSACTSGDKSATTDTGNSSNTENQDHDGVTVGYHENVQTLDPHDASSGIDISVLNSMYESLLTPNQDGELEPLLATDYKTSDDGLTYTFELRKGVKFTDGTTFNAKAVKANIERILDSDGSLNAYKDLSGIKNVKVTGDHEIKITLKELNSQFLSKIGTKPIANPKTLDSANYAKTSTGTGPFKLKKWNHGTSVVVVKNENYWKNGNPKVDKITFKPIPENGSRVAMLKTGELDVIFPVPVNNVKELQKADGIKVDLYESTYVNYTTINTSKELFSSKKVRKAMNYAINKEAYSKVVKNGFAKKVSSPLPKTNVNFTAQEPYAYNLEKAKQLMKEAGYADGFSATIWGSNSSKDKKGMQFIKQQLKQINIDVTIKQFERGTLSEKINKPKSPEDSKVQMWYVGWSSTPRNTDNALNPLFSTSAFPANGANTAYYSNPQVDKLIKGALHAKTKEEKQKKYDKVQKIIWDDAPWLFLATDVQQIAMNENLTGAWRSADGNLYIKNVAWK, from the coding sequence ATGAGAAAATTCATTGCAAGTTTCAGTGCTTTTGTTCTTGTCATGATGATGTTGTCTGCCTGTACAAGTGGGGATAAGTCAGCTACGACTGATACTGGAAATAGCAGTAATACAGAAAATCAAGATCACGATGGTGTCACAGTGGGGTATCATGAAAATGTCCAAACCTTAGATCCTCATGATGCGAGTTCTGGTATTGATATTAGTGTGTTAAATAGCATGTATGAGTCATTGCTTACGCCGAATCAAGATGGTGAATTGGAACCGCTTTTAGCAACGGATTATAAAACTAGTGATGACGGTTTGACATATACGTTTGAACTAAGAAAAGGGGTCAAGTTCACCGACGGTACAACATTTAATGCAAAAGCTGTGAAAGCGAATATCGAACGTATTTTGGATTCAGATGGATCGTTGAATGCTTATAAAGACTTAAGTGGAATCAAAAATGTGAAGGTGACGGGTGATCATGAGATTAAGATCACTTTAAAAGAATTGAATAGTCAATTTTTAAGCAAAATTGGTACGAAACCTATAGCAAATCCCAAAACCCTTGATAGTGCCAATTATGCCAAGACTTCAACTGGAACAGGACCCTTCAAGTTGAAAAAATGGAATCATGGCACTTCAGTCGTTGTCGTAAAGAATGAGAATTATTGGAAAAATGGGAATCCGAAGGTTGATAAAATTACTTTTAAGCCTATTCCGGAAAACGGTTCTCGTGTAGCTATGCTTAAGACAGGCGAATTGGATGTGATTTTCCCTGTCCCTGTTAACAATGTAAAAGAGCTGCAAAAAGCTGATGGGATCAAGGTAGATTTATATGAATCTACCTACGTGAACTATACAACAATTAATACAAGCAAAGAGCTATTCAGTAGTAAAAAAGTGAGAAAAGCCATGAATTATGCGATCAATAAAGAGGCATATAGTAAGGTTGTCAAAAATGGCTTTGCCAAGAAGGTATCATCACCGCTTCCAAAGACCAATGTGAATTTTACGGCTCAAGAACCATATGCGTATAACCTTGAAAAAGCAAAACAGTTAATGAAAGAAGCAGGATATGCAGATGGATTTTCCGCTACAATTTGGGGGAGTAATTCTAGTAAAGATAAAAAAGGTATGCAATTTATCAAACAGCAGTTGAAACAAATTAATATTGACGTCACGATCAAACAATTCGAACGGGGTACCTTATCAGAAAAAATTAATAAACCTAAAAGCCCGGAAGACTCTAAAGTGCAAATGTGGTATGTGGGTTGGTCATCGACACCCAGGAATACAGATAATGCACTCAATCCACTGTTTAGCACGAGTGCATTCCCAGCAAATGGTGCCAATACGGCATACTACAGTAATCCACAAGTTGATAAGCTGATTAAAGGGGCACTTCATGCGAAAACAAAAGAAGAAAAACAAAAGAAATATGATAAGGTACAAAAGATAATTTGGGATGATGCGCCATGGTTGTTTTTAGCAACTGATGTACAACAAATTGCAATGAATGAAAACTTGACGGGCGCATGGAGGTCTGCAGACGGGAACTTGTATATTAAAAATGTTGCCTGGAAGTAA
- a CDS encoding ROK family transcriptional regulator — protein sequence MKKNQSFIKKENQNLILELIQNYDLITRPKLARLADMSPTTVSRIVSFLIEEGLIKETNQYTTGVGRKATYLALNPDSLMSIGVELDERHVRYGIFDFLGKAIVTEETGKELGEAPESLVMKLNEVITRLIQENQIDKNKITGVCVGLPGLVNHKDGNVIKSAQLVWENVPLLRILEEQLEFPVLIDNELNLRAYAERLFIKNKTSHSMVVIGFGSGVGSALMIGDQIYRGKLNSAGEIGHTIVDPNGILCTCGNFGCLQTCIAESFLVQEASKKSNVQSLHEISSAAEKGHKWAMNILNRAITYAAITVNSCVCMNNPDRVILTGKMIEQFPHIRDRILQESRNKIWAPLSDSTSIEISQLGEQGVVLGASMYSQREYINHLSIEKELV from the coding sequence ATGAAAAAAAATCAAAGTTTTATTAAAAAGGAAAATCAAAATCTTATTTTGGAATTGATCCAAAATTATGATTTGATTACACGGCCGAAATTAGCTAGGTTGGCGGATATGAGTCCGACAACAGTTTCGCGGATTGTGTCCTTTTTAATTGAGGAAGGCTTAATCAAGGAAACCAATCAATATACAACAGGTGTAGGGAGGAAAGCCACTTATCTTGCACTGAATCCTGACTCCTTAATGTCAATTGGTGTAGAGCTGGATGAAAGACATGTTCGCTATGGTATCTTTGATTTTTTGGGAAAAGCTATCGTGACAGAAGAAACAGGAAAAGAACTTGGCGAAGCTCCTGAATCTTTGGTGATGAAGTTGAATGAAGTGATTACCCGATTAATACAAGAAAATCAGATCGACAAGAATAAAATCACAGGCGTTTGCGTAGGGCTTCCAGGTCTTGTTAATCATAAAGATGGAAACGTTATCAAATCCGCGCAGCTGGTATGGGAGAATGTTCCGTTACTCCGAATATTAGAAGAACAATTGGAATTTCCTGTATTAATAGATAATGAGCTAAATCTTAGAGCTTACGCTGAACGGTTATTTATCAAGAATAAAACCAGTCATTCCATGGTCGTGATTGGATTTGGAAGTGGTGTTGGATCGGCTTTGATGATAGGAGATCAAATTTACCGTGGGAAATTGAATTCCGCCGGAGAAATTGGTCATACAATTGTTGATCCAAATGGAATTTTATGCACTTGTGGTAACTTTGGGTGTTTACAAACCTGTATTGCGGAAAGTTTTTTGGTTCAGGAAGCGTCAAAAAAATCTAATGTACAAAGTTTGCATGAAATTAGTTCTGCTGCTGAAAAAGGGCATAAGTGGGCGATGAATATTTTGAATCGTGCGATTACTTATGCCGCAATAACAGTGAATAGTTGTGTTTGCATGAACAATCCTGATCGGGTGATTTTAACAGGAAAAATGATTGAACAATTCCCACATATACGCGATCGCATTTTGCAAGAGTCAAGAAATAAAATATGGGCGCCATTAAGCGATTCAACGAGTATTGAAATATCGCAACTTGGAGAACAAGGCGTTGTTTTGGGCGCTAGTATGTATTCGCAAAGGGAATATATCAATCATTTAAGTATCGAAAAGGAGTTGGTTTAA